In Uranotaenia lowii strain MFRU-FL chromosome 2, ASM2978415v1, whole genome shotgun sequence, one genomic interval encodes:
- the LOC129742879 gene encoding zinc finger protein 808-like — MSKIKIKPKLESSSEKRCSVCDKTFIATGGLAYHEATYHKILIGRWARKNFTAWRSRCAKCGLHFRYRDLIPFHNCDDVLNPKENGENSTIHDKVLENGNDISATETTSGGQKFQCSICGKNFDDKPNLNVHIRDLHNGEKINDCDKCNKRFQTKRKLEDHYARRHIGMPRYQCESCGKKYFHFGAYRYHIKVSHLEEYHGGLRALPINELYSMDGCVVIDGPNTLRCQICKKTCTSKKMFDRHMKIAHRKKQWMLACNKCDKIYEKKVSLDDHYACDHLDVIRYACEFCGESFTWRHAYFEHLKKQHSNKYRDLVRRNKTHVISYNKLNIGNDLDEILTNDTLRERSCVMCIRIFNSKTELFEHIQSQHLSKTFDCNRCDKMFYVESQLELHFAETHADKPWFRCEICVKNFDSKERYCSHHQTDHPEEYARLMQQKSCDQLYEIDGYLIVERVSLEDQLLKTRDSYEEQNCVAIKLEPPAEEPMDNDDEVRCSSIKSEIELTQVTVENEQELMYTCNLCGKTFGSETDVLSVRQHSLILHKINLHGIFDDSFCIKMKNIDDESKKEFKYHCEICDYRFRVKRVFVNHECGMAKEQNTNVKNAKHQCNLCKKIFKYKTNLSNHLRDEHTQTPFNCYICEKTFFSRRLLEEHKFAVHYKKPMYRCTLCKLTFSNISKCFEHRRKFHAEELERAEELAEIDGYLFVERVSLEDQLFKTRDSCELEPPAEEPMDNDDEVRCSSIKSEIEMLYSCNLCAKKFGRETDLLSIRQHSLILHKINLHGIFDDSFCIKVKNIDDVLKKEFKYHCDICDYRFRVKRIYVHHECGMAKEQNTNVKNADHQCNVCKKIFKYKTNLTNHLRDEHSQTRNKCDACEKAFLSQRQLEEHKFAVHYKKPMYRCTLCELTFSAMSKCFDHRKKFHAEDLERAEKPVPKYADWVHSSQNTVFRIKSEECQTRTNRKANKNKTTSWPDRRKIVRQSSFWLQLNAGTGRVEGDKILPRRVMDKPNEADSKTSLPIPTAPLDEAVVWDLESFFCEPNSRRMAKPEQIQPEGGVGNAPGHCQAPA; from the exons ATGtcgaaaatcaaaatcaagCCCAAATTGGAGTCCTCGAGTGAAAAGCGATGTTCGGTTTGCGATAAAACATTCATCGCTACGGGTGGGCTAGCCTATCATGAAGCTACCTATCATAAAATACTGATCGGACGTTGGGCTCGAAAAAATTTCACCGCCTGGCGCAGCCGTTGCGCCAAGTGTGGATTGCATTTTCGTTATAGAGATCTGATTCCATTTCACAATTGTGATGATGTCTTAAATCCTAAAGAGAATGGAGAGAATTCTACCATTCACGATAAAGTCCTTGAAAATGGAAACGATATTTCAGCCACAGAAACAACAAGCGGAGGGCAAAAGTTCCAGTGTTCGATTTGTGGAAAGAATTTCGATGATAAACCGAATCTCAACGTGCATATTAGGGATTTGCATAATGgagaaaaaattaatgattgtgACAAATGCAATAAACGTTTCCAAACGAAGCGCAAGTTGGAAGACCATTACGCTCGTCGCCACATCGGCATGCCAAGGTATCAATGCGAATCTTGTGGAAAAAAGTATTTCCACTTCGGAGCATACCGTTATCATATTAAAGTTTCGCACCTCGAAGAATACCACGGAGGCCTTCGAGCGCTTCCCATCAATGAGCTCTACTCTATGGATGGCTGTGTTGTCATCGATGGTCCCAATACACTACGCTGTCAGATCTGCAAAAAGACATGTACCAGCAAGAAAATGTTTGATCGACATATGAAGATCGCTCACAGAAAGAAACAATGGATGCTTGCTTGCaataaatgtgataaaatttaCGAGAAAAAGGTTTCATTGGATGACCACTATGCCTGTGATCACCTGGATGTTATCAGGTATGCTTGTGAATTCTGTGGAGAAAGTTTTACATGGAGGCATGCATATTTTGAGCATCTTAAGAAACAGCACTCAAATAAATACAGGGATTTGGTACGACGGAATAAAACTCATGTAATATCTTACAACAAATTAAACATAGGGAATGATCTTGACGAAATACTGACCAACGACACTCTCCGTGAAAGGAGCTGCGTAATGTGTATTAGAATATTTAACAGCAAAACTGAACTCTTTGAACACATACAGAGCCAACAtttgtcaaaaacttttgattgtAATCGATGTGACAAAATGTTCTACGTTGAATCGCAACTGGAGCTTCACTTTGCTGAAACTCACGCCGATAAACCTTGGTTTAGGTGtgaaatttgtgtaaaaaactTCGACTCAAAAGAGCGGTACTGTTCCCATCACCAGACGGACCATCCGGAAGAATACGCTAGATTGATGCAACAGAAAAGTTGTGATCAACTATACGAAATAGACGGCTATTTGATTGTTGAACGGGTTTCGTTGGAAGATCAACTATTGAAAACAAG AGACTCATATgaagaacaaaactgtgttgctaTAAAATTAGAACCCCCAGCAGAGGAGCCAATGGACAACGATGATGAAGTTCGTTGTTCATCGATAAAATCGGAGATCGAGCTGACTCAAGTAACCGTCGAGAATGAACAAGAGTTGATGTATACCTGTAATTTATGTGGAAAGACGTTTGGAAGCGAAACAGATGTACTATCCGTTAGGCAACATTCCTTaattcttcataaaattaaccttcacggaatttttgatgattcattctgtattaaaatgaaaaatatcgaCGACGAATCGAAGAAAGAATTCAAATATCACTGCGAAATTTGCGATTACCGGTTTCGAGTCAAAAGAGTCTTCGTGAATCATGAATGCGGTATGGCGAAAGAACAGAACACCAATGTCAAGAACGCCAAGCACCAGTGCAATTTATGCAAAAAGATATTCAAATACAAAACGAATCTATCCAATCATCTTAGAGATGAGCATACACAGACCCCTTTTAATTGTTACATTTGTGAGAAGACCTTTTTTAGTCGAAGGCTGTTGGAAGAACATAAGTTTGCCGTTCACTACAAAAAGCCGATGTACCGATGCACCTTATGcaaattaacattttcaaatatcTCTAAATGTTTCGAACATCGAAGGAAATTTCATGCTGAGGAACTGGAACGTGCGGAAGAACTTGCGGAAATAGACGGCTATTTGTTTGTTGAACGGGTTTCGTTGGAAGATCAGCTATTTAAAACGAG agaCTCGTGTGAATTAGAACCCCCAGCAGAGGAACCAATGGACAACGATGATGAAGTTCGTTGTTCTTCAATAAAATCGGAGATCGAGATGCTGTACTCCTGTAATTTATGTGCGAAGAAGTTTGGACGCGAAACAGATCTACTATCCATTAGGCAACATTCCTTAATTCTTCATAAAATAAACCTTCacggaatttttgatgattcaTTCTGTATTAAGGTGAAAAATATCGACGACGTATTGAAGAAAGAGTTCAAATATCATTGTGATATTTGCGATTACCGGTTTCGAGTCAAAAGAATCTACGTGCATCATGAATGCGGTATGGCGAAAGAACAGAACACCAATGTCAAGAACGCCGATCACCAGTGCAATGTGTGCAAAAAGATATTCAAATACAAAACGAATCTAACCAATCATCTTAGGGACGAGCATTCACAGACACGCAATAAATGTGACGCTTGTGAGAAAGCCTTTTTAAGTCAAAGGCAGTTGGAAGAACATAAGTTTGCCGTTCACTATAAAAAGCCGATGTACCGATGCACCTTATGCGAATTAACATTTTCAGCTATGTCTAAATGTTTTGATCATCGAAAGAAATTTCATGCTGAGGATCTGGAACGAGCAGAAAAACCAGTGCCTAAATACGC TGATTGGGTTCATTCGAGCCAAAATACAGTGTTTAGAATTAAGAGTGAGGAATGTCAAACGCGCACAAACAggaaagcaaacaaaaacaaaacaacatcgtGGCCAGATAGGCGCAAAATTGTACGGCAAAGTTCGTTTTGGCTTCAGCTGAATGCAG GCACCGGTAGAGTTGAAGGCGACAAGATCCTGCCACGACGGGTCATGGACAAACCGAACGAAGCGGACAGTAAAACCAGCTTGCCGATACCGACGGCCCCATTGGATGA GGCCGTTGTTTGGGATCTGGAATCGTTTTTTTGCGAGCCGAACAGCCGTCGCATGGCCAAGCCGGAACAGATACAGCCGGAAGGAGGCGTCGGAAATGCTCCGGGTCATTGCCAGGCACCCGCGTAG